GAGTGATACTTTATATATTTGTAAGCGCAGGGGTTTCAGCTCTTGCGCTTCTTTTATTTTTTGCCTTCTGGGTGTTGCTTGTGCCCCCTCTGTCATCCCGAAGGAATCTTGCCGGTTATATCTGATTGAGACCGCTTCGCAGAGCCTCGCGGTGACGTCTTAGGAGTTATACTTTATAATTTGCAAGCGCAGGGGTTTTGGCTCTTGCGCTTCTTTCTTGATGTAAACTTATCTTTTGGGACTGCTTTTCGTTAGAAAGAAGTATATTTATAACTTTATCGTTCTAGCGATAACACTCTTTATTTTTAGAAGGAAAATAGCATGGAGAAGACCACTTTACGAGAAGAATTGCATCAGTATATTGATCAAGCCGATGAGCGTATCCTAAAGCTTATTTACGGCATGATGCAGGCCGATCAGCCGATTGAAGTACCCAAATTTCACCAGGATATTATCCAAGAACGACTAACTAAGCATCAGGCTAATCCGAAAGATGTGCTTAGCTGGCAACAGGTACGTGACCATGTTCAGCAGCGTGGATGAGTAGGTACACACTTGTCTTCCACCCTGAGGCATTGCAGGATATTTCGGCAGCAATGGATTGGTACGATGAACAATAAATAGGATTGGCTGATCGGTTTTATGCTCAATTAGATGATAAACTACAGCAAATACTTACCCATCCGTACCTATACGCAGTTCGCTATTCCGAAGTACGCTGCGTTCAATTAGAGAGGTTTCCCTATTTAGTACATTATTACGTAGAAGTAGAAGAGCAGCAGATTACGGTTCTGGGTGTTATTCACACTAGCCGTGACCCTCTCGAAGGAACTGAAAGGCTATAAATTCTT
This region of Tunicatimonas pelagia genomic DNA includes:
- a CDS encoding type II toxin-antitoxin system RelE/ParE family toxin, with translation MADRFYAQLDDKLQQILTHPYLYAVRYSEVRCVQLERFPYLVHYYVEVEEQQITVLGVIHTSRDPLEGTERL